A window of the Mus pahari chromosome 1, PAHARI_EIJ_v1.1, whole genome shotgun sequence genome harbors these coding sequences:
- the LOC110334618 gene encoding acyl-CoA desaturase 4 — protein sequence MMAHLPQEISSRCSTTNTMEPHSWRQQDGEEKMPLQAEDIRPEIKDDLYDPTYQDEEGPPPKLEYVWKNIIFMALLHVGALYGITLVPSCKVYTWLLGVFYNVVAGLGITAGAHRLWSHRTYKARLPLRIFLIMANTMAFQPQCVISPRRYYKLAVTLIFIILPTLVPWYLWGETFRHSLCVANFLRYAVLLNFTWLVNSAAHLYGYRPYDKGIGARENPLVSMASFGEGFHNYHHAFPYDYSVSEYRWHINFTTFFIDCMAALGLAYDRKKVSKAVVLARIKRTGDGSHKSS from the exons ATGATGGCCCACTTGCCACAAGAG ATCTCCAGCAGGTGTAGCACTACCAACACCATGGAACCCCACTCCTGGAGACAGcaggatggagaagagaagatGCCCCTCCAGGCAGAAGACATCCGTCCTGAAATAAAAGATGATCTGTATGACCCCACCTACCAGGATGAGGAGGGGCCCCCGCCCAAGCTGGAGTATGTCTGGAAGAACATCATCTTCATGGCCCTGCTGCATGTGGGAGCTTTGTATGGGATCACACTGGTTCCCTCCTGCAAGGTCTACACCTGGCTCTTGG GAGTATTCTACAATGTGGTTGCCGGTTTGGGCATCACAGCCGGAGCTCATCGCCTGTGGAGCCACCGAACCTATAAAGCAAGGCTACCCCTACGCATCTTCCTCATCATGGCCAACACCATGGCGTTCCAG CCTCAGTGTGTGATCTCCCCACGCAGGTACTATAAGCTAGCTGTCACGCTCATTTTCATCATCCTGCCCACATTGGTACCCTGGTACTTGTGGGGTGAGACTTTTCGACATAGCTTATGCGTCGCGAATTTCCTGCGGTATGCTGTGCTTCTAAACTTCACTTGGCTGGTGAACAGTGCGGCCCACCTCTACGGATACCGGCCCTATGACAAGGGCATTGGCGCCCGAGAGAATCCCCTCGTTTCAATGGCATCTTTTG GCGAGGGCTTCCACAACTACCACCACGCCTTCCCCTACGACTACTCTGTCAGTGAGTACCGCTGGCACATCAACTTCACCACGTTCTTCATCGACTGCATGGCTGCCCTGGGCCTGGCTTATGACAGGAAGAAAGTATCTAAGGCCGTTGTCTTAGCCCGGATTAAGAGAACTGGAGATGGGAGTCACAAGAGTAGCTGA